A stretch of the Solanum dulcamara chromosome 6, daSolDulc1.2, whole genome shotgun sequence genome encodes the following:
- the LOC129893336 gene encoding trifunctional UDP-glucose 4,6-dehydratase/UDP-4-keto-6-deoxy-D-glucose 3,5-epimerase/UDP-4-keto-L-rhamnose-reductase RHM1 — translation MSTYTPKNILITGAAGFIASHVANRLVRSYPEYKIVVLDKLDYCSNLKNLSPSRSSPNFKFVKGDIGSADLVNYLLITENIDTIMHFAAQTHVDNSFGNSFEFTKNNIYGTHVLLEACKVTGQIRRFIHVSTDEVYGETDEDAVVGNHEASQLLPTNPYSATKAGAEMLVMAYGRSYGLPVITTRGNNVYGPNQFPEKLIPKFILLAMNGKPLPIHGDGSNVRSYLYCEDVAEAFEVILHRGDVGHVYNIGTKKERRVIDVAKDISNLFNKDPDASIQYVENRPFNDQRYFLDDQKLKNLGWAERTTWAEGLKKTMDWYINNPDWWGDVSGALLPHPRMLMMPGGVERNLDGAEKDDTGSSECLANANHTGMVVPASKISNSPSKSPYKFLIYGRTGWIGGLLGKLCEKQGIPYEYGRGRLEDRSQLLTDIHTVKPTHVFNAAGVTGRPNVDWCESHKTETIRTNVAGTLNLADVCKENGLLMMNFATGCIFEYNAAHPEGSGIGFKEEDTPNFTGSFYSKTKAMVEELLKEYPNVCTLRVRMPISSDLNNPRNFITKISRYNKVVNIPNSMTILDELLPISIEMAKRNLTGIWNFTNPGVVSHNEILEMYKKYINPEFKWSNFTLEEQAKVIVAPRSNNEMDASKLKKEFPELLSIKESLIKNVFEPNRKTDA, via the exons ATGTCTACCTACACCCCAAAGAATATACTTATTACTGGAGCTGCGGGGTTTATTGCATCTCATGTTGCCAACCGCCTTGTTCGGAGTTACCCTGAGTACAAGATTGTTGTCCTTGATAAGCTTGATTATTGCTCAAACCTGAAAAATCTTTCCCCTTCTCGATCTTCCCCTAATTTTAAGTTTGTTAAGGGAGACATTGGCAGTGCTGATCTTGTTAACTACCTTCTCATCACCGAGAACATTGACACTATAATGCACTTTGCAGCTCAGACCCATGTTGACAACTCCTTTGGTAATAGCTTTGAGTTCACCAAGAACAACATTTATGGCACACACGTGCTACTAGAGGCATGCAAAGTTACTGGTCAGATCAGAAGGTTTATCCATGTCAGCACTGATGAGGTTTACGGAGAGACTGATGAAGATGCCGTTGTAGGAAACCATGAAGCCTCACAACTCCTTCCCACAAACCCATATTCAGCCACGAAAGCTGGGGCTGAAATGCTTGTTATGGCATATGGAAGATCATATGGATTGCCTGTTATCACCACTAGAGGGAACAATGTGTATGGTCCCAATCAATTTCCTGAGAAGCTAATCCCAAAGTTCATACTTTTAGCTATGAATGGGAAGCCTCTTCCTATTCACGGAGATGGTTCAAATGTTAGAAGTTATCTCTATTGTGAGGATGTTGCTGAGGCTTTTGAAGTCATTCTTCACCGAGGAGATGTTGGTCATGTTTATAACATAGGGACTAAGAAAGAGAGGCGAGTGATTGATGTTGCCAAAGATATATCCAATCTTTTTAACAAGGATCCAGATGCAAGCATTCAGTACGTGGAGAATAGGCCCTTCAATGACCAGAGGTATTTTCTAGATGATCAGAAGTTGAAGAACTTGGGTTGGGCTGAGAGGACCACGTGGGCAGAGGGTCTCAAAAAAACCATGGATTGGTATATCAATAATCCTGATTGGTGGGGAGATGTCTCCGGGGCATTGCTTCCCCATCCTAGAATGCTGATGATGCCTGGTGGGGTAGAGAGAAATTTGGATGGAGCAGAAAAGGATGATACTGGATCATCTGAGTGCTTAGCAAACGCCAATCATACCGGAATGGTAGTTCCAGCTTCCAAGATCAGCAACTCCCCAAGTAAATCACCTTACAAGTTTTTGATTTATGGTAGGACTGGGTGGATTGGTGGTCTGCTAGGCAAACTATGTGAGAAACAGGGAATTCCTTACGAGTATGGAAGGGGACGTCTGGAGGATCGCTCACAACTTTTGACAGACATTCATACTGTGAAGCCCACACATGTATTCAACGCTGCTGGTGTCACTGGTAGGCCCAATGTTGATTGGTGTGAGAGTCATAAGACTGAAACAATTCGCACAAATGTTGCTGGAACTCTCAACTTGGCAGATGTTTGTAAAGAGAATGGTTTACTGATGATGAATTTTGCAACCGGTTGCATATTTGAATACAATGCTGCACACCCAGAAGGTTCTGGCATTGGATTCAAAGAGGAGGATACACCCAATTTCACCGGTTCTTTCTATTCAAAGACCAAGGCCATG GTTGAAGAGTTGTTGAAAGAGTACCCCAATGTCTGCACCCTCAGAGTCCGGATGCCAATATCTTCAGACCTCAACAACCCCCGTAACTTCATTACCAAGATTAGCCGCTACAATAAAGTGGTTAACATTCCCAACAGCATGACAATTTTGGATGAGCTTCTTCCAATTTCAATCGAGATGGCAAAGCGTAATCTCACAGGCATATGGAATTTCACAAACCCTGGTGTTGTGAGCCATAACGAGATCTTGGAGATGTACAAGAAATACATAAACCCAGAATTTAAATGGTCCAACTTCACATTGGAAGAGCAGGCTAAGGTAATTGTTGCACCTCGCAGCAACAATGAAATGGACGCATCCAAGTTGAAAAAGGAGTTCCCTGAGTTGCTGTCTATTAAAGAATCACTGATCAAAAATGTGTTTGAACCAAATAGAAAAACTGATGCATAA